In one window of Fibrobacter sp. UWH6 DNA:
- a CDS encoding UbiD family decarboxylase, translating into MYKSLEQALLDLEKAGMLKRIHQEVDPNLEMAEIARQVFENNGPALLFEKVKGSPFRAACNIFGTQERLDFLFRKTIKGTQTAVQFKSNPVQFFKNPNPVKLLRAACTGINALPRRSGSIKDFEECTLADLPQIKSWPLDGGAFITLPQVATRPSENASVMTTNVGMYRIQISGNEYVPNEECGLHYQIKRDIARHHRNAIEENRPLKVSIFIGGTPAQTVAAVMPMPENLSELVFAGMLGGRRFRYFIHDGYLISSDADFCILGEMEPELKPEGPFGDHIGYYSDKHDFPCLKVKKVLCKKNAIYPFTVVGRPPKEDTLFGSFIHQITKPMVPASIPGLHAIHAVDDAGVHPLCLALASERFVPYAKEREPMELLKTANAILGFNQASLSKYLLIAAKEDNANLNVNDVPAFFAHVLERLDFSRDLHFQTATTIDTLDYTGGRLNHGSKLIMAAAGEKRRNLRHDMQDIEFLQLPDAFTNSQGKTSRNLIKMPMAGVLIIQAPAFDENEREAIFMQLESALDKWEFRENYPWISIVDQVSEIDNERLDGSKLPDFLWLTFTRSDPARDIFGLQSFIQNKHWGCHAPIIVDARVKPHHQKSLTIPNEIKKRAAEILKQEL; encoded by the coding sequence ATGTACAAATCCCTTGAGCAGGCTCTGCTGGACTTAGAAAAGGCCGGCATGTTGAAGCGCATCCACCAGGAAGTGGACCCTAATCTAGAAATGGCAGAAATTGCCCGCCAGGTTTTTGAAAACAATGGTCCCGCCCTTCTTTTTGAGAAGGTCAAGGGAAGCCCTTTTAGAGCGGCCTGCAATATTTTCGGGACCCAGGAAAGATTGGACTTCCTATTCCGCAAAACCATAAAGGGAACCCAGACGGCAGTCCAGTTCAAATCTAACCCCGTCCAGTTCTTCAAGAACCCCAATCCGGTCAAATTGCTGAGAGCGGCCTGCACAGGCATTAATGCCCTCCCCCGCCGCAGCGGATCCATCAAGGATTTTGAAGAATGTACCCTGGCGGACCTTCCGCAAATCAAGAGCTGGCCTTTAGATGGCGGCGCCTTCATTACGTTACCGCAGGTAGCGACCCGCCCTAGCGAAAACGCAAGCGTCATGACCACCAATGTCGGCATGTACCGAATCCAGATTTCCGGAAACGAGTACGTTCCCAACGAAGAATGCGGCCTTCACTATCAAATCAAGCGCGACATCGCCAGACACCACCGGAATGCCATTGAAGAAAATCGCCCCCTTAAAGTCAGCATCTTTATAGGCGGCACTCCGGCGCAAACTGTAGCCGCAGTCATGCCCATGCCCGAAAACCTTTCTGAGCTGGTTTTTGCAGGGATGCTGGGAGGTAGACGTTTCCGGTATTTCATTCACGATGGTTACTTGATTTCTTCTGATGCCGACTTCTGCATTCTTGGCGAAATGGAACCGGAGCTGAAACCCGAGGGACCTTTCGGCGACCATATCGGATACTATTCCGACAAACATGATTTCCCCTGTCTTAAGGTAAAAAAAGTCCTTTGCAAGAAGAACGCCATCTACCCCTTTACCGTCGTAGGCAGGCCCCCCAAGGAAGACACTCTTTTCGGCAGCTTTATCCATCAGATAACAAAGCCTATGGTTCCCGCATCGATTCCGGGGCTTCACGCCATTCACGCTGTAGATGACGCCGGAGTTCATCCCCTTTGCCTAGCATTGGCCAGCGAACGATTCGTGCCCTACGCCAAGGAGCGGGAACCCATGGAGCTGCTGAAAACCGCCAACGCCATTTTAGGGTTCAACCAGGCAAGTCTCAGCAAATACCTTTTAATCGCCGCCAAGGAAGACAACGCCAACCTGAACGTCAACGATGTACCCGCCTTCTTTGCCCATGTGCTGGAGCGCCTGGATTTCAGCAGAGATCTGCATTTCCAGACCGCCACCACAATCGACACATTGGACTATACAGGAGGACGTTTAAACCACGGTTCCAAATTGATTATGGCTGCCGCCGGAGAAAAGCGTAGGAATCTTCGCCATGATATGCAGGACATAGAATTTCTGCAGTTACCGGATGCATTTACCAATTCACAAGGAAAGACGTCAAGAAATCTTATCAAGATGCCCATGGCAGGAGTTCTTATCATTCAAGCGCCTGCGTTTGACGAAAATGAAAGAGAAGCCATTTTCATGCAACTGGAATCCGCCCTGGACAAATGGGAGTTTAGAGAGAATTATCCCTGGATTTCAATTGTCGACCAGGTATCCGAAATCGACAACGAACGTCTGGATGGAAGCAAGCTACCCGACTTCTTGTGGTTAACGTTCACCCGTTCAGACCCGGCCCGTGATATATTCGGCCTACAAAGTTTCATACAAAATAAACATTGGGGTTGCCATGCGCCGATAATCGTAGACGCCCGAGTAAAACCTCATCACCAAAAAAGTCTGACGATTCCCAACGAAATAAAAAAACGTGCAGCTGAAATTCTTAAGCAGGAACTCTAA
- a CDS encoding polysaccharide biosynthesis C-terminal domain-containing protein, translating to MNSVQTDQKFLRKSTLFTFAGSALKVAAPVLTIVVARVFGKEIFGIYVSTQLLILSLSRVAVIGLDKGMLRYIPQNKVCGRPEHEGIIESLWRTLFFALVISVVMWGGAAFDLQRITTGLAMLSSAEISLYVLSIIPYTSLLLFAASSEGNRRPQYKIFINEFAVTTLAPVIALALHFTGFQDKLALPLGFFVSNLFGVITYIFLINRQFTQIRWFIKDKIPSELLKFSIPLGVTEIVASFLLRMDLWMVLALIGPEAAGVYAVMVTISNGLKTVRSSYDPILQPVVAGMSKERLDTDLKPVFSYCVSMVTLIQLTIGFFIVLFPEQTMMIAGKSFVTDENPVAVLGILIIGNLINGFFGLTGSVINALGKSRFMLFMNMVSLVFATIMNRMCIPIFGIAGAAISSMAYQILQNVWMCLYLRKMGYWPFRLNLLIQIAWILLLIISYVVLNTVWAPSLWIKAAIYVGIILLIVLTFFKQGLAGEMGSRKKKKS from the coding sequence ATGAATTCTGTACAGACTGATCAAAAATTTTTACGTAAAAGTACCCTTTTTACCTTTGCCGGTTCCGCCTTGAAGGTTGCCGCTCCAGTCCTCACGATTGTGGTGGCACGAGTTTTTGGTAAGGAAATATTCGGAATATATGTTTCTACTCAGCTTTTGATCTTGAGCCTTAGTCGTGTTGCGGTGATTGGCCTTGATAAAGGCATGCTGCGATACATTCCGCAAAACAAGGTTTGCGGTCGTCCGGAGCATGAGGGTATTATTGAATCCTTGTGGCGTACGCTTTTCTTCGCCTTGGTGATTTCTGTGGTCATGTGGGGTGGTGCCGCCTTTGACCTGCAGCGGATTACCACGGGCCTGGCCATGCTTTCGTCGGCAGAAATCTCGCTTTATGTTCTTTCTATCATTCCCTACACGTCCTTGCTTTTGTTTGCTGCTTCATCCGAAGGGAACCGTCGTCCGCAATACAAGATTTTTATCAATGAGTTTGCTGTAACGACTCTCGCTCCTGTTATTGCCCTGGCTTTGCATTTTACCGGATTCCAGGATAAGCTGGCCCTGCCCTTGGGATTCTTTGTTTCTAACCTGTTTGGCGTTATAACCTACATCTTCCTGATCAATAGACAGTTTACCCAGATCCGCTGGTTTATCAAGGATAAGATTCCGTCGGAACTTCTGAAGTTTTCTATTCCCCTGGGTGTTACAGAAATTGTCGCTTCCTTCCTTTTGCGCATGGACTTGTGGATGGTGCTGGCCTTGATTGGACCTGAAGCCGCCGGTGTCTATGCGGTGATGGTTACCATTTCTAACGGCCTCAAGACAGTTCGCAGTAGTTACGATCCTATTTTGCAACCTGTGGTCGCGGGAATGTCCAAGGAACGCCTTGACACGGACTTAAAGCCGGTGTTTTCCTATTGCGTTTCCATGGTGACCTTGATCCAGTTGACCATTGGCTTTTTCATTGTGCTGTTCCCCGAGCAGACCATGATGATTGCGGGAAAGTCTTTTGTGACCGACGAAAACCCGGTTGCCGTACTTGGCATCCTGATTATCGGTAACTTGATAAATGGTTTCTTTGGCCTTACCGGATCTGTAATCAACGCCTTGGGCAAGAGCCGTTTTATGCTCTTCATGAATATGGTTTCCCTGGTGTTTGCCACGATCATGAACCGTATGTGTATTCCCATTTTTGGCATTGCTGGCGCCGCCATTTCTTCTATGGCCTATCAAATTCTGCAGAATGTCTGGATGTGTCTGTACCTGCGCAAAATGGGATATTGGCCCTTTAGGCTGAACCTGTTGATTCAGATTGCCTGGATCCTGCTCCTGATTATTTCTTACGTTGTCTTGAATACGGTCTGGGCTCCTTCCCTTTGGATAAAGGCCGCCATTTATGTAGGCATCATTCTTTTGATTGTGTTGACCTTCTTTAAACAGGGGCTTGCTGGCGAAATGGGGTCTCGTAAGAAAAAGAAATCTTAG